A stretch of Paludisphaera borealis DNA encodes these proteins:
- a CDS encoding DUF4340 domain-containing protein yields MKTSRTTYVLIGLFFAGLLLLWGLEFTGVLTESQRRRRQDRILPALTDVMESGIQKVEIDRKGERLIFERRGRYGWQMRGPIDAAADANDLESLLQNLRALRRSADAGVIDAPAESYGLAPAEATLRLWAGGAQGGTSPKDPVAVLEIGKTAQNHRYVKTDDAGGIDVVDRRVLTAIDRPAAEWRDKMLAPLPTFQVTGVSIQRPGVTLKAERISGGQWRLTEPVRLPADGSKIEAALAALAGLRIAGPSGSFAADDVKDFAPYGLDKPEATIELTSSADPSNPTVLMVGKSPADQPGRVYVRRGDQDDVALIDAKFLAEIPADRLGFRSQHIAEITPPAAYRIEIKAPGGPFEMVRNPAGWDLVSPQPGKADRFLVDSLLGQIDALQTSEYLDPSQMIDVGLDPPIMSIRVWEIELGGAKNRKAPADAPPAFELALGRHDILKKTIYGRLPGDSYVLALPDSFLKMLPKNSYAFRDRTLPSAQPAGVAKLTFVHDGRTTVLEPDRASATPNQWRMIAPVKAPADVRAVTAVLAALSNLRADDFAADSAGDGVAFGLNAPLLDLNWEGEGAAGGLKVGKQVPDKPSTYYAVLSGYPPVFTLDAQALQPYFAEMHETLVQKFPLDDVRRLVLRWPDRTLAFARSSQPTGQPTDWSPEPGTSVQGIDLSRFNDLAIHLSQLHAVRFAQYEGPIPTSSGLAEPRLKIEIGFGAGKPPSVVRLGSPTRDGFVLATTGDGATGPVFLLPGPAWEALIEPGAEGSSAPLPDDVFAPLDAR; encoded by the coding sequence ATGAAAACGTCGCGCACAACCTATGTCTTGATCGGTCTGTTCTTCGCCGGCCTGCTCCTCCTCTGGGGGCTCGAATTCACGGGCGTCCTCACCGAGTCGCAGCGGCGGAGACGGCAGGACCGCATCCTCCCCGCGCTCACGGACGTGATGGAGTCCGGAATCCAGAAGGTCGAAATCGACCGCAAGGGCGAGCGGCTGATCTTCGAGCGTCGCGGCCGGTACGGCTGGCAGATGCGGGGGCCGATCGACGCGGCGGCCGACGCCAACGACCTGGAGAGCCTGCTCCAGAACCTGCGGGCGCTCCGACGGTCGGCCGACGCCGGCGTGATCGACGCGCCCGCCGAATCGTACGGCCTGGCCCCGGCCGAGGCGACGTTGCGGCTGTGGGCCGGCGGCGCCCAGGGCGGAACGAGCCCGAAGGACCCCGTCGCCGTCCTCGAAATCGGTAAAACGGCCCAGAATCATCGGTATGTGAAGACCGACGACGCGGGCGGCATCGACGTCGTCGACCGGAGGGTGCTCACCGCGATCGATCGCCCGGCCGCCGAATGGCGCGACAAGATGCTCGCGCCGTTGCCGACCTTCCAGGTGACCGGCGTATCGATCCAGCGTCCCGGCGTGACGCTGAAGGCCGAGCGGATATCGGGCGGCCAATGGCGGCTGACCGAACCGGTCCGCCTCCCGGCCGACGGCTCCAAAATCGAGGCGGCGCTCGCCGCGCTCGCGGGCCTGCGGATCGCCGGACCGTCGGGCAGCTTCGCGGCTGACGACGTGAAGGATTTCGCGCCCTACGGCCTCGACAAGCCCGAGGCGACGATCGAGCTGACGTCTTCGGCCGATCCGTCGAACCCCACGGTCTTGATGGTCGGCAAGTCGCCCGCCGACCAGCCGGGCCGCGTCTACGTCCGCCGCGGCGACCAGGACGACGTGGCGCTCATCGACGCCAAATTCCTCGCCGAGATCCCCGCCGACCGGCTCGGCTTCCGGAGCCAGCATATCGCCGAGATAACGCCGCCGGCCGCCTACCGCATCGAGATCAAGGCCCCCGGCGGCCCGTTCGAGATGGTCCGCAATCCGGCGGGTTGGGATCTGGTCTCGCCTCAACCCGGCAAGGCCGACCGGTTCCTGGTGGATTCGCTGCTCGGCCAGATCGACGCCCTCCAGACCAGCGAATACCTCGACCCTTCGCAGATGATCGACGTCGGACTCGACCCGCCGATCATGTCGATCCGGGTCTGGGAGATCGAGTTGGGCGGGGCAAAGAACCGGAAGGCCCCGGCCGACGCTCCTCCCGCCTTCGAACTCGCGCTCGGCCGTCATGACATCCTCAAGAAGACGATCTACGGACGGCTCCCCGGCGACTCGTACGTCCTGGCGCTGCCAGACTCGTTCCTCAAGATGCTTCCCAAGAACTCGTACGCGTTTCGCGACCGCACGCTTCCCTCCGCACAGCCCGCCGGCGTCGCCAAGCTGACGTTCGTCCACGACGGCAGGACGACGGTCCTCGAACCGGATCGCGCTTCGGCCACTCCCAACCAGTGGCGGATGATCGCGCCCGTGAAAGCGCCGGCCGACGTCCGCGCGGTGACCGCCGTTCTCGCCGCCCTCTCGAACCTGCGAGCCGACGACTTCGCGGCCGACTCGGCCGGCGACGGCGTCGCATTCGGTCTCAATGCCCCACTGCTGGATCTGAACTGGGAGGGCGAGGGGGCGGCCGGCGGCCTGAAAGTCGGCAAGCAGGTTCCCGACAAGCCGTCGACCTATTACGCGGTCCTGAGCGGCTACCCTCCCGTGTTCACGCTCGACGCCCAGGCGCTTCAGCCCTACTTCGCCGAGATGCACGAGACCCTGGTGCAGAAATTCCCGCTCGACGACGTCCGTCGGCTGGTGCTGCGATGGCCGGATCGAACGCTCGCCTTCGCGCGGAGCAGCCAGCCCACGGGTCAACCGACCGACTGGTCGCCCGAGCCGGGAACCTCGGTTCAGGGGATCGACCTGTCCCGGTTCAACGACCTGGCCATCCACCTGTCGCAGCTTCACGCGGTTCGATTCGCGCAGTATGAAGGGCCGATCCCGACGTCTTCGGGCCTGGCCGAGCCGCGACTCAAGATCGAAATCGGCTTCGGCGCGGGCAAGCCGCCGAGCGTCGTGCGGCTCGGGTCGCCGACCCGCGACGGCTTCGTCCTGGCCACGACCGGCGACGGCGCGACGGGCCCGGTCTTCCTGCTGCCCGGTCCCGCGTGGGAAGCCCTGATCGAGCCGGGGGCCGAGGGATCGTCGGCACCGCTCCCCGACGACGTCTTCGCCCCGCTCGACGCGCGCTGA
- the def gene encoding peptide deformylase, which translates to MLSIVKYPHPALRYTSRPVGQIDDELRAVVREMFDLMYEARGVGLAANQVGLPFRFFILNVTADPDEKDQELVFINPEIVKRHSSAEDEEGCLSIPGVYSKVRRARKIKVQAFDLAGEQVEYDADELFSKAIQHETDHLDGKLFIDYLGPLTRHSMKGKLREFELEFRKAQAGGEVPDDAEIVRRLNAMSAPSAGAIATLSGTSAGT; encoded by the coding sequence GTGCTGAGCATCGTGAAGTACCCGCATCCCGCCCTTCGTTACACCTCGCGACCCGTGGGTCAGATCGACGATGAGCTGCGCGCCGTCGTCCGCGAGATGTTCGACCTGATGTACGAGGCGCGCGGAGTCGGCCTTGCCGCGAATCAGGTCGGGTTGCCGTTCCGGTTTTTCATCCTGAACGTTACGGCCGACCCGGACGAGAAGGACCAGGAGCTGGTGTTCATCAATCCCGAGATCGTCAAGCGGCACTCCTCGGCTGAGGACGAGGAAGGCTGCCTGAGTATTCCCGGCGTATATTCCAAGGTCCGGCGCGCCCGCAAGATCAAGGTGCAGGCGTTCGACCTCGCGGGCGAGCAGGTCGAATACGACGCCGACGAGCTGTTCAGCAAGGCGATCCAGCACGAGACCGACCACCTCGACGGCAAACTGTTCATCGACTACCTCGGCCCGCTCACCCGGCACTCGATGAAGGGGAAGCTCCGCGAGTTCGAGCTGGAGTTCCGCAAGGCCCAGGCCGGCGGCGAGGTTCCCGACGACGCCGAGATCGTCCGGCGGCTCAACGCGATGTCCGCCCCGAGCGCTGGGGCGATCGCAACCCTGAGCGGCACTTCGGCCGGCACCTGA
- the fmt gene encoding methionyl-tRNA formyltransferase, giving the protein MATPIAIVMLGTGDFALPLFESLHGAGHRLLSLVTQPDRPQGRHQELIPSLIKQSALRLGVPVFQPEKVNEPEAVESIRELAPDLLVTAAYGQILSPELLGVARLGAINLHGSILPSYRGAAPVARAIERGETEAGVTVIQMTPKIDAGGMIAVARTPIDPDETAGELEDRLARLGAPLTLDVIEKIIAGRAEILPQDGSLVTKAPKLRKESGVIDWTRPALEIHNLVRAMQPWPIASTTWTALPWTPTGPLRVIVHKTRPVEGEGEPGVVLSATQGDLVVAAGQGAIQLLVVQIPGKKPMTAAEFLRGRHVQPGDQMGDGSKSAPRTSS; this is encoded by the coding sequence ATGGCCACGCCGATCGCGATCGTCATGCTGGGAACCGGCGACTTCGCCCTACCCTTGTTCGAGAGCCTGCACGGAGCGGGCCATCGGCTGCTGTCCCTCGTCACCCAGCCCGACCGCCCGCAGGGGCGTCATCAAGAGCTGATCCCCAGCCTGATCAAGCAGTCGGCCCTGCGCCTGGGCGTGCCCGTGTTTCAGCCCGAGAAGGTCAACGAGCCGGAGGCCGTCGAGTCGATCCGGGAACTCGCCCCCGACCTGCTGGTGACGGCGGCGTACGGCCAGATCCTCTCGCCCGAACTTCTAGGCGTCGCCCGGCTGGGAGCGATCAACCTGCACGGCTCGATCCTCCCCTCCTACCGAGGCGCGGCGCCGGTCGCCCGAGCGATCGAGCGGGGCGAGACCGAGGCCGGCGTGACCGTCATCCAGATGACGCCGAAGATCGACGCGGGGGGCATGATCGCCGTCGCCCGGACCCCGATCGATCCCGACGAGACGGCCGGCGAACTGGAAGATCGGCTGGCGCGCCTGGGGGCTCCGTTGACGCTCGACGTCATCGAGAAGATCATCGCCGGCCGGGCCGAGATCCTCCCCCAGGACGGTTCGCTCGTCACCAAGGCCCCGAAACTGCGGAAGGAGTCGGGCGTCATCGACTGGACCCGCCCCGCGCTTGAGATCCACAACCTGGTGCGGGCGATGCAGCCCTGGCCGATCGCCTCGACCACCTGGACCGCCCTCCCATGGACGCCCACCGGCCCGCTTCGCGTGATCGTCCACAAGACGCGCCCCGTCGAAGGCGAAGGCGAGCCCGGCGTCGTGCTGTCCGCCACCCAGGGCGACCTCGTCGTCGCCGCCGGCCAGGGGGCGATCCAACTGCTGGTCGTCCAGATTCCCGGCAAGAAACCCATGACGGCCGCGGAATTCCTTCGTGGTCGACACGTTCAGCCCGGCGATCAAATGGGTGATGGATCGAAATCGGCGCCGCGAACGTCGTCGTGA